A segment of the uncultured Desulfobulbus sp. genome:
GTCGTGTTCCTGGACCCGTCGCCGGAGATGCTCGCCTACGCCAATGAAAACATCTTCCGCCGCAACTACAGCGCCCGTGCCCGCACCCTGCACGGGAGCGTGCAGGATATTCCCCTGGAGCAAGACACCATCGACCTGGCGATCAGCCGAGGCTCCGTCCCCTTCTGGGAGGACCTTCCCACGGCCTTTGCCGAGATTCACCGGGTGCTGGCCCCCGGCGGCCAAGCCTATATCGGCGGCGGCCTGGGCGATCCCAAAACCCGTGCATTGGTGGAAAAACGGCGTAAACGGGCTCACCCGCACTGGCAGGACAATAAGCCCCGCCTGCCGCGCCACGATAATCAGCACTATACCGATGCCCTCACCCGGGCCGGGATCCACCCCTTCACCGTCGACCGCAGCGATGAGGGGTTGTGGATTCGCTTTTCCAAGGAGGCCGCATGACAGCCATACATCCCCATCCCATCAACGACTTGCACGAGGTGGCGCCGATCCTCGACGAGGCGGTCGCCGTCCTCCACAAGGCTTATGGCCAGTCCCTGGAAGCACTGACCATCGAACGCCTGGTGGTCGGGGTCTTTTTTGTCGGCATCAAACTCGCAAACGGGCGCGGCGGCGTTGCCTACACCCCGCCTGAGGCAGTGCAGAATGCCGGACGACGCATCCTCAAGGGCGGCTCGCCCACGGTGCGGGGCATGCGGGTGAGCGAGGTGTTGACGGGCGATTTCCTCCACCCCTTTTCCGGAGTCATTCGTCTGGCCACCCTCAATGCGCTTTCGGCGTCCCTGTTTGATAAAGGCCAGTACACCATGGACGGCGGCGATGATCTCACCACCATGGAACCCCTTTTTAGAGGACGCCGTGTCTGCATGGTGGGCGCGATTATCCCCCTGCTCAAACGGCTCAAGGATCTGCAACCAGCCGAGGTCCGCATCATCGACCGCAAAAAGGAAACCGAGGAAGAGGCCAAGGCCGAATACGGTAACTTTGTTCCGCCGGAAGAAACCGCCCGGGCCCTGGCCGACTGCGAGACCGCCGTCTTCACTGGAGCGACGGTGGCCAACGGCTCGATCTGCGACCTGCTCGCGCTGACGCCAGCACAGGCGGCGGTGGCAGTGGTCGGCCCCAGTGCCGGCTTCGTACCGGATCCCCTCTTTGCCCGCAAGGTGGCCATGGTCGGCACCTCGATGATCACCGACATCGACCGAGCCCTGGATCTCCTGGCCGAAGGAGGCGGCGGCTACCGCCTCTTTGACGGTTGCGTTCAAAAAATCAACCTGCTCAACCTCCCCCGCATGCAGCGGCTGGGTCTGATACAACCACGCTAACCAACTGGAAACAATGGATACACCTTTCTTTGACACCTATGAAAACCTGGTGCAACAGGCCGGCACGTTCCACGGCGACATCTGCCACGGCATCCGCATCGGCACCCGTATGACCATGAGTGGCCTGCGCCGCATCGGCATCACCGACCCCAAGGGAACTGACCGCAAAAAACTGATTGTCTTTGTCGAGATCGACCGCTGCACCACCGATGCCATCATGGCCCTCACCGGCTGCCGCCCGGGCAAGCGCTCGATGAAGATCCGCGATTACGGCAAGATGGCGGCCACATTCATTAACATAGAGACCAACAAAGCCGTTCGCGTGGTCACCCGGGGTATCAAGGCAGGGGATGACGGCAGTGGTCGGGAACCGGATTTCGCCACCATCCCGGAGGAAGAACTCTTTACCATCAACGAGGTCGTGGTTGATCTGCGCCCGGAAGACATGCCCGGCAAACCGCTCTCACGCATCCCCTGCATGCGCTGCGGCGAAATGATTATGGATGGTCGCGAGATTAAGGCTGATGAGCAAGTCCTCTGCCCGCCCTGTGCAGCCGAACTCGATTATTACCGTATTGTGCACTGAGGGATGGCCATGAAGTCCTGGTTCTCTCTTCCCGTTCGATGCGGCCTCGCCATTTTCCTGAACCTGCTCTGTATCACCCCCCTTCATGCCCGCGATATCATGGATATGGCAGGCAACAGGGTCACCATCCCCGAGACGATTACCAAGGTGGTGGCGGTCTCACCTCCGGCCACCTACCTCATCTACGCCATCGACCCCAGCCTGCTGGCCGGGCTCAATTTCCCCCTCTATGCCAGTGAAAAAAAATACACTGTGCCCGGTTATCGTCAGCTGCCGGTCATCGGCGGCCTGGCCGGTCAGGGCCGAACCCTGAACCGGGAAATGCTGTTTCGGGTCAAGCCGGATCTGATCGTCCACTGGAGCTGGCGTGATGACGCGACCAACAATACATTTCTCGCCTCCATGGCCCACCTGCCCTTCCCGCTGGTACAGATCCGGATGCAAACCATCGAAGACTATCCCGCGGCGCTGGCCTTTACCGGCAAACTCCTGAACCGGGAACGACGGGGCGAGGAACTCAGGCGTTATGCCCAGGCTGCCATCGACCAGGCCAAAACGATTGCCGCCACCATTGCGGAAACGCAGAAAGTCCGTGTCTACTATGCCGAAGGGACCGACGGCCTCAGCACCGAGCGTGCCCAGTCGATTCATGCTGAGTTGATCCCCCTGGCCGGGGGAATCAATGTCCACCAGGGGGCTGCGCTGGATCATTACGGCATGGAGAAAATCTCCATGGAACAGCTCCTGCTCTACGATCCGCAGGTGATCCTCGTCAAAGAGAAAACCTTTTTTGAGCAGATTTTTACCGATCCCCGTTGGCAGAATCTGCGGGCGGTGCAGAACAAACGGGTCTATCTCATCCCTTTTGAACCCTTTAACTGGTTTGACCGCCCGCCCTCGTTCATGCGGGTTTTAGGAATCAAGTGGCTGCTCCACCTCCTGCATCCGGAACGCTATCGTGTCGATATGGTGGCCGAAACCCAGGCCTTTTATTCCCTCTTTCTCGGTGTCGACCTGACAGCGGACCAGGCCGGGGAAGTGCTCCAACCATGAAACATTGTTCCCTGCCCCTGTTAATGCTGTTGCTTGCCACGGCCGTGCTGTTTTCCCTCTCCCTGGGCAAATATCCGCTGCCGTTGGGCGAAATTCTCAGTTTTACCCGATGGAAACTCACCGGTGCAGGTACGCTCAGCCCGGAGCAACAGGTCCTGCTCAGCAATATCCTTCTCGATATCCGCCTGCCGCGTATCCTTGCCGCCATCCTCATCGGCGCGGCCCTCTCGGTCTCCGGAACCGCCTTTCAGGCCCTGTTCATCAACCCGCTGGTCTCCCCCGGCCTTTTGGGCGTCCTTGCCGGGGCCTCATTCGGCGCGGCCCTGGGGATGATCTGTTCGCAGAGCTGGTTTATTGTCCAGTGTTCCACCCTCGCCTTCGGTTTTGCCGCTGTCGGCGTCGCGGTGGCCATCGCCCGCATCTTTCGTGGATCCTCGATCATTATGCTGGTCCTGGGCGGCATTATCAGCGGCGCCTTTTTCACCGCCTCCCTCTCCATCATCAAGTACACCGCCGATCCGGCCAATCAGTTGCCGGCCATCGTCTATTGGCTGATGGGTAACCTCGCGGCAGTGGATGGCCACACCATCTCGGTGATCAGCCTGCCCATGCTGGCCGGAATCCTCATGCTCATCGTCAATGGCGGCCGGCTCAACGTCATGAGCATGGGCGAGGAGGAGGCGCGGGCATTGGGCATCCATGTGGGCCGGGTGCGGCTGACGGTTATTGTCCTCGCCACCCTGATCAGCGCCCTCACCGTGGTCATCGGCGGCATCATCGGTTGGGTGGGGTTGATCATCCCCCACATCTGCCGCATGCTGGTCGGCCCGGACAACCGGCTCTTGTTGCCCGCCGCCGCCCTCACCGGTGCGATCTACCTGCTGGTGGTGGACAATGTCTCCCGGTTGGTCTTTTCCTTTGAGATCCCCACGGGGATCGTCACCTCGCTGATCGGTATTCCTTTTTTCGTTCTTGTCCTCAACAATGCCCAACGGGGGTGGAGATGACCAGTTTACTCGAGACCCGGGACCTGTGTTTTTCCTACGGCGACCGCCCAATCTTTACAGACGTCAACCTCCGTTTCAACAGCGGCGAGGTGGTCTCCCTGCTCGGCCCAAACGGCAGCGGCAAGACCACGCTTTTAAAAACGCTGCTCGGCCTGCTGAGACCGCAACGCGGCACGGTTTTTTTTGAAGGGCGGCCTTTGCAGGGCTACAACCGCAATGAACTGGCCAAACGTATCGCCTACGTCCCCCAGGTCCATCGCGAGGCATTTGCGTACAGTGTCGAAGATGTGGTGCTCATGGGCCGGATGCCCTACCACGGCCTTTTTTCCACCTATTCTACGCAGGATCGAGAAATTGCTGATGCGGCCATGGCCAGGCTGGACATTCTCAGGCTCAAAAAACGGGCCTACACCGAGATCAGCGGCGGCGAGCGGCAGCTCACCATGATCGCCCGCTCGATCGCCCAGGGGGCCGAGGTCTTTGTAATGGATGAGCCGGTCAACGGCCTGGATTACGGCAATCAGATGCGGCTTCTGGCGGATATCAACAGCCTGGCCGGAGATGGCTTCACCTTTATCATGACCACCCATTTCCCGGACCACGCCCTGATGACGGCCAACCGGGTCATTTTATTCAACAACGGCACCATCGTCGACGACGGACTGCCGCAAACCGTGATCAACCGGGACAGCCTGCGCGACCTCTATCGCATCGAGGTCAACGTCGCGGCCATTCCCGGAGCAAAAGGCAGGGGCAGGGTCTGTGTACCCGCCTGGGCCATGTGAGATGTTGCATGGAATACGTACACCAAATTCTTGATTACTGGGTTCTCGGCCTGCTGCTCCTACTCAGCGTGGTGGCTCTGGCCCTGGCCCTTGAACGTTATTTTGTCTATCGCGCAACCCGGGTCGAGCACTACGCCGACCGGCGGGAACTGGAGCTGCACCTGACCCGCAAGCTGCACCTGATCGCCACCATCGGTGCCAATGCCCCCTACATCGGCCTGCTGGGCACGGTGACCGGGATCATGCTCACCTTCTACGATATCGGTACTGGCGGCTTCGACACCACCAAGATCATGACCGGGCTCGCCCTGGCGCTCAAGGCCACCGCGCTCGGTCTGCTGGTAGCCATCCCTGCGGTCACCCTCTACAACCTGCTCCTGCGCCGCTGCAAGGTGCTGTTGATCCAGTGGGATATTCGTCATGGATGAGAAAGGCTTCGACTACCTCAACGTCATCCCCCTGGTTGACGTGATGTTGGTGCTCTTGACCATTGTCCTCACCACCTCGACCTTCATCGCCACCGGTGGTATCCAGGTGGAGCTGCCCAAGGCCTCGACCGAAAGCCAGCCCTCCCAGTTGCACCCCAAGACCGTGGTGATCGATCACGAGGGGCGCATCTGGTTCGACGGCAGCATGATGTCGCTGGAGAAGCTCACCACTGCCCTGGCCGATGCGGATAGGGAAACACCTGTCCTGGTGCGGGCGGACAAAAGCCTTGCCCTGCAGGGGTTTGTCGATGTCTTTGCCGCGATCAAACAACTGGGCTTCAGCCGGCTGAGCCTGCAAACGGAGCAAAGTCCATGACCACCCAACGCGCCTCCTTCTATCTCTCCCTGCTGGTCCACCTTGTCCTTGCCGCAGGTTTTCTCTCCGGCCAACACCTGCTCGACAAGGACCCGCCCGTACTGGTTCTCGATTTTTCCCTTGCGATTTCCGAGGCCATGGCCGGCGAACCGAATCACCCCCTCGGAGCGACTGCGGCTGCCCCCACGTCCACACCCAAGACTGTGCCATCCCAGCCGCAGGCCGCTCCACCCCCGGTGGAGCCACAGCAAAAATCAATTTCGCAACCCGTCAGCAAACCGGTCAAGGTGGCAACACCTCAACCGAAAAAAGCAAAATCCAAAACCAAGTCCAGAAAGGTGCGCAAAGAACCGCCGCCCATTGTGGAGAAAAGCAGCAAACCGGCTCCTCTTTCTCAGCCCACCCCGGCAGAGACGGAGACGGCGGCACCATCAACAGCCACGACCGCAGCGGCCGGCGGTTCGCCACCTACCACCGCTTCCCCGCCGGGGCAGACCCGCGCTGCAGCCTCCTTTGCCGGGGGCGGCGGCAATCTCGGCCAGGGCAGCGGCATGCGGTATGACTTCAACTATGTCCGTCAGCGCATTCTCAGAAACCTGCATTTTCCCGCCACTGCCCGCAAAATGGGGCTGAGCGGCAAGATCGTGATCTCCTTTGTGCTCAAGGAAAACGGCCAGGTCGAAGGGATCACCGTGGTTTCCAGTTCCGGCCACGAGATCCTCGACGACACCGTGGTGGCCACCATCCGCCGGGTGGCGCCCTTCCCCAGGCCTCCGGTCAGCGCCCAGTTGATGCTGCCCATTGTGTTCCATCTCAAATCCTGACGGCTTCGTCAAAATCCAACAGCCTGGAAATAACGCGCTGTGAAAACAGGATGTTATAAAGCTCTAAACGTCGTTTTCGAGGTTTTCAGGAAAACGACAAATCCTGGGGAAGAATAAGACCTTGCCCTGGCAGGAGGACTGGAGTAGGTTCTTGTGAGAAGCCTCCCAGCACAATTTTCCTTCAACCTTGCTTTACCCTGGTCCTCCATTCCACCATGAGCGACAATCGAAACGGCTATGAAAAGGGTGAGCCCGCCCCCATTGCGGATTTGCTGCCCAATGTCTATTCCCGCCAGGAATGGAAAAAACAGTGGCGGCTGTTCAATCTGGTACGCAGGTGGCCTGCCATTGTCGGCCGCGAGGTCGGCCGCCTGACCATGCCGGCCTTTTTTCGCCAGGACACCCTGTGGATCTATGTCCAGGATTCGGCCTGGATGCACCACCTCCAGTTCATCAAGCTCGACCTCATGACCCGGATCAACCAGGCCCTTGAGGAAGATCCAATCAGTGATATCCGCTGGCAACTGCAGCCGCAACTGCCCACCATTCCCAAGCGACAGGCCCCTGCCCCCCATGCGGTCGACGCAAAAAACGAACACCTCTTTCAGGAGATGACCGCCTGTATCGACAACGAACAATGTAGGGAGGCCCTGCAGCGACTCTGGCATATCTTTGCCGCCCACAGCGACTGAACGCTTTCCCGTTCCCCCTGAGCACCAACCCGGCGAGGAGTGCTGGGAGAAAATGGCCTGGCCAGGGTGCTTTTTTTGCGCTTTAGGGGGAAATCGGCTATGGTGGCGGATGCATTTTTCGCTTTGATTCACCAAATCCTTTGCACAGAAGATGAAACTCGTTGAATTGATAGGAAAAACCCCTCTGGTCGAGCTCGGCCGTCTCAATCCCGTCCCGGAAAAAGTCCTGCTTTTGGGCAAACTCGAATCGCGCAATCCCGGCGGCTCAATCAAGGATCGGGTGGCCCTGTCCATGATCGAGGCAGGGGAAAAGAGCGGCGAACTCACCCCCGACAAGATCGTGCTCGAAGCGACCAGCGGCAATACCGGCATCGGCATGGCCATGGTCTGTGCCGCCAAACGGCTCCGCTGCCAGCTGATCATGCCCGAATCCGCCTCCATCGAACGGCGCCTGATCATGCAGGCCTATGGTGCGGAGATTATCCTCACCCCGGCAAAACGGGCCACCGACGGCGCGATCGAAAAAGCCTACGCCCTTGCGCGCGAGCATCCCGAGCGCTACTTCCTTGCCGACCAATTCAACAACCCGGCCAACTGGCAGGCCCATTACAACTCCACCGCCCCGGAGATCTGGGAACAGACCGAGGGCAAGGTGACCGACATCGTCATCACCCTGGGCACCTCCGGCACGGCCATGGGCATCTCCCGCTGGTTCCGCGACCACCACCCCGAAGTGCGGGTGATAGCGGTCGAACCTTCGCCTGGCCACAAGATCCAGGGCCTGAAAAACATGAAGGAGTCCTACAAGCCCGGTATCTTTGACAAAACCCTACCGCATGCCATCGTCGGCATTGCCGATGAAGACGCCTTCACCACCGTCCGCCGCCTGGCGGCCGAGGAAGGGATCTTTGCCGGAATGAGCAGCGGCGCGGCCACGCATGCCGCCATGGAGCGAGCCAAGGAGATCGGCGAGGGCTGTATAGTGGTCATCCTGCCGGACGGTGGCGAACGCTATCTGAGCACGCCGCTCTTCAAAAAGCGCGACCAGGCCGAGGAGAGCACCTCCCAGTTCAAGCTGTTCAACACCATGAGCCGTAAGAAAGAGGTCTTCCGCCCAATTCGCGACAACCGCGTGACCCTCTATGCCTGCGGCCCCACCGCAGCCGAATCGCCCAACATCGCCCACTGCCGCCGTTTTCTGGTGGCCGACCTGATCAACCGCTATCTCCAGCATTTGGGCTATCCGGTGGAACTCTATATGAATTTCACCGACCTGGACGACAACACCATTCAAGGCTCCATCGAGGCGGGCGAGGAACTGACCGCCTTTACCGGTAAATTCATCGATCAGTTCAAGCAGGCGATCGAGGAACTGCAGGTGAAACAGGCCACCGGCTATCCCCTGGCCTCCGAGCATGTGGGCGATATGATCGAGATCGTCCACGACCTGATCCACAAGGGGTATGCCTACGAAAAACTGGGCTCGATCTATTTTGACATCTCCAAGTTCAAGCAGTACGGCCGCCTCTCGGGTATTGACCTGAGCAAGATCAAGATCGGCCAGACCGTGGACCTGGACAACTACGAGAAGGATAACCCACGGGACTTCACCCTCCTCAAGCGCTCCACCCTGGCGGAATTGAAAAAAGGGCTTTTCTTCGAGACCGACTGGGGCAACATCCGCCCGGGCTGGCATATCGAGTGCTCAGCCATGTCGACCAAATACCTGGGAGAAACCATCGACATCCACACTGCCAGCCAGGATCTGTTGTTCCCGCACCACGAAAACGAGATCGCCATTGCCGAAGCCCTGACCGGCAAGCCCCTGGCCAACTACTGGCTCCATTCCGGCCAGCTCCTCCGCGACGGCCGCAAGATGGCCGCCGACGCCGACAACATCGTCACCCTGCAGGAGGTGCTTGACAGGGGATACACCGGGCGGGAGATCCGTTTCATGCTCCTTGGCGTCCACTACCGCAAGCCGCTGATGTTCTCCTACAAGCGGCTGGAGGCGGCGCGGACTTCGCTCAAACGCATCGACGAGTTCATCCGCAAGTTGCTCTGCCTGCCGGTTGGCCTGCCGCACCCCGAG
Coding sequences within it:
- a CDS encoding class I SAM-dependent methyltransferase — encoded protein: MQPRDVPLYNEVALGANAPIYAYYARQIAAKTRIVKGRCLDIGCGGGYLGLALAEISELEVVFLDPSPEMLAYANENIFRRNYSARARTLHGSVQDIPLEQDTIDLAISRGSVPFWEDLPTAFAEIHRVLAPGGQAYIGGGLGDPKTRALVEKRRKRAHPHWQDNKPRLPRHDNQHYTDALTRAGIHPFTVDRSDEGLWIRFSKEAA
- a CDS encoding DUF364 domain-containing protein; this translates as MTAIHPHPINDLHEVAPILDEAVAVLHKAYGQSLEALTIERLVVGVFFVGIKLANGRGGVAYTPPEAVQNAGRRILKGGSPTVRGMRVSEVLTGDFLHPFSGVIRLATLNALSASLFDKGQYTMDGGDDLTTMEPLFRGRRVCMVGAIIPLLKRLKDLQPAEVRIIDRKKETEEEAKAEYGNFVPPEETARALADCETAVFTGATVANGSICDLLALTPAQAAVAVVGPSAGFVPDPLFARKVAMVGTSMITDIDRALDLLAEGGGGYRLFDGCVQKINLLNLPRMQRLGLIQPR
- a CDS encoding FmdE family protein; this translates as MDTPFFDTYENLVQQAGTFHGDICHGIRIGTRMTMSGLRRIGITDPKGTDRKKLIVFVEIDRCTTDAIMALTGCRPGKRSMKIRDYGKMAATFINIETNKAVRVVTRGIKAGDDGSGREPDFATIPEEELFTINEVVVDLRPEDMPGKPLSRIPCMRCGEMIMDGREIKADEQVLCPPCAAELDYYRIVH
- a CDS encoding ABC transporter substrate-binding protein yields the protein MKSWFSLPVRCGLAIFLNLLCITPLHARDIMDMAGNRVTIPETITKVVAVSPPATYLIYAIDPSLLAGLNFPLYASEKKYTVPGYRQLPVIGGLAGQGRTLNREMLFRVKPDLIVHWSWRDDATNNTFLASMAHLPFPLVQIRMQTIEDYPAALAFTGKLLNRERRGEELRRYAQAAIDQAKTIAATIAETQKVRVYYAEGTDGLSTERAQSIHAELIPLAGGINVHQGAALDHYGMEKISMEQLLLYDPQVILVKEKTFFEQIFTDPRWQNLRAVQNKRVYLIPFEPFNWFDRPPSFMRVLGIKWLLHLLHPERYRVDMVAETQAFYSLFLGVDLTADQAGEVLQP
- a CDS encoding iron ABC transporter permease — encoded protein: MKHCSLPLLMLLLATAVLFSLSLGKYPLPLGEILSFTRWKLTGAGTLSPEQQVLLSNILLDIRLPRILAAILIGAALSVSGTAFQALFINPLVSPGLLGVLAGASFGAALGMICSQSWFIVQCSTLAFGFAAVGVAVAIARIFRGSSIIMLVLGGIISGAFFTASLSIIKYTADPANQLPAIVYWLMGNLAAVDGHTISVISLPMLAGILMLIVNGGRLNVMSMGEEEARALGIHVGRVRLTVIVLATLISALTVVIGGIIGWVGLIIPHICRMLVGPDNRLLLPAAALTGAIYLLVVDNVSRLVFSFEIPTGIVTSLIGIPFFVLVLNNAQRGWR
- a CDS encoding ABC transporter ATP-binding protein, with amino-acid sequence MTSLLETRDLCFSYGDRPIFTDVNLRFNSGEVVSLLGPNGSGKTTLLKTLLGLLRPQRGTVFFEGRPLQGYNRNELAKRIAYVPQVHREAFAYSVEDVVLMGRMPYHGLFSTYSTQDREIADAAMARLDILRLKKRAYTEISGGERQLTMIARSIAQGAEVFVMDEPVNGLDYGNQMRLLADINSLAGDGFTFIMTTHFPDHALMTANRVILFNNGTIVDDGLPQTVINRDSLRDLYRIEVNVAAIPGAKGRGRVCVPAWAM
- the exbB gene encoding TonB-system energizer ExbB; this encodes MEYVHQILDYWVLGLLLLLSVVALALALERYFVYRATRVEHYADRRELELHLTRKLHLIATIGANAPYIGLLGTVTGIMLTFYDIGTGGFDTTKIMTGLALALKATALGLLVAIPAVTLYNLLLRRCKVLLIQWDIRHG
- a CDS encoding biopolymer transporter ExbD is translated as MDEKGFDYLNVIPLVDVMLVLLTIVLTTSTFIATGGIQVELPKASTESQPSQLHPKTVVIDHEGRIWFDGSMMSLEKLTTALADADRETPVLVRADKSLALQGFVDVFAAIKQLGFSRLSLQTEQSP
- a CDS encoding energy transducer TonB, which codes for MTTQRASFYLSLLVHLVLAAGFLSGQHLLDKDPPVLVLDFSLAISEAMAGEPNHPLGATAAAPTSTPKTVPSQPQAAPPPVEPQQKSISQPVSKPVKVATPQPKKAKSKTKSRKVRKEPPPIVEKSSKPAPLSQPTPAETETAAPSTATTAAAGGSPPTTASPPGQTRAAASFAGGGGNLGQGSGMRYDFNYVRQRILRNLHFPATARKMGLSGKIVISFVLKENGQVEGITVVSSSGHEILDDTVVATIRRVAPFPRPPVSAQLMLPIVFHLKS
- a CDS encoding DUF721 domain-containing protein — protein: MSDNRNGYEKGEPAPIADLLPNVYSRQEWKKQWRLFNLVRRWPAIVGREVGRLTMPAFFRQDTLWIYVQDSAWMHHLQFIKLDLMTRINQALEEDPISDIRWQLQPQLPTIPKRQAPAPHAVDAKNEHLFQEMTACIDNEQCREALQRLWHIFAAHSD
- the cysS gene encoding cysteine--tRNA ligase, with the protein product MKLVELIGKTPLVELGRLNPVPEKVLLLGKLESRNPGGSIKDRVALSMIEAGEKSGELTPDKIVLEATSGNTGIGMAMVCAAKRLRCQLIMPESASIERRLIMQAYGAEIILTPAKRATDGAIEKAYALAREHPERYFLADQFNNPANWQAHYNSTAPEIWEQTEGKVTDIVITLGTSGTAMGISRWFRDHHPEVRVIAVEPSPGHKIQGLKNMKESYKPGIFDKTLPHAIVGIADEDAFTTVRRLAAEEGIFAGMSSGAATHAAMERAKEIGEGCIVVILPDGGERYLSTPLFKKRDQAEESTSQFKLFNTMSRKKEVFRPIRDNRVTLYACGPTAAESPNIAHCRRFLVADLINRYLQHLGYPVELYMNFTDLDDNTIQGSIEAGEELTAFTGKFIDQFKQAIEELQVKQATGYPLASEHVGDMIEIVHDLIHKGYAYEKLGSIYFDISKFKQYGRLSGIDLSKIKIGQTVDLDNYEKDNPRDFTLLKRSTLAELKKGLFFETDWGNIRPGWHIECSAMSTKYLGETIDIHTASQDLLFPHHENEIAIAEALTGKPLANYWLHSGQLLRDGRKMAADADNIVTLQEVLDRGYTGREIRFMLLGVHYRKPLMFSYKRLEAARTSLKRIDEFIRKLLCLPVGLPHPEVATYVSELENRFIEAMNDDLNISGAIGALFNFIKKTNPVVQARQLDRDQKNDVLEVLGMVNTVLGVLRLEYCPLTPEIDRLIRQRERARQLKDWTAADSVREELLRQGVSVHDTAAGPVWDRIGEQEA